A single genomic interval of Candidatus Acidiferrales bacterium harbors:
- a CDS encoding DUF3857 domain-containing protein, translating to MKPHYIYSMFWALVALLAFSIFSSSMARAQSASAAKSNAVAAAANPSAPFVIELFSNKISFQNDGTSERQIDLRLKVQSAEANQSLHTLAFDYDASNETFALAFLRITKSDGTSTEAKPDIVSDQPAPVVKTAPAITDIREAQLHIPTLAPGDALSYEVILKTVTPPAPGEFWYEHSFLSDISANDEELQVSVPADRAIHIKYAPQFVPAVTTQGARKIYFWKRTSAAATPVPNSSSDSAAAKNKTPDVELSSFADWQALGKWMGALESAAERPGQEIRDKAAALVANQETHSGKIEALYDFAAKQVTYVRMPMRQANFQPRGASNVLSAGVGDDIDLCALLASLLTSTGFQSDLILLPSAGNFDKNLPTPSAFDHAILKVTAAKDVYWLDPSSDVLPFRMLPPADRNKEVLVISTAAPATFDKTPVDPPFPSTQQVEVNGRVSSLGKLSAVVRYTMRGDNEFALRVAFHGTPQDHWKSIAQTMAELDGFHGQVIDVNAMDPTATKDPFTVSFTIVNENFLDWSQAKAAIALPLPTFGLPDAPQDPAKSLPLGSPLDVTTKLTLSFPANISCQMPVGAAITRDYADYQSHYDAQEHSLTAQRTLRFLAHEIPAARRSDYLAFTHAIEQDESQPLQVANIIPGVPADATTSQLMEAGNAELKSGSYANALLLFEQVAQLAPNQKDLWLDIGVAQLQTGKYEDAATSLQKHLQANPADESANTLLGIALYNLKKYDEAVVAFKKEIAIKPLDPNAYEYLGTVYVDQKKFPEAVSELEKAAVLAPSSAAVRLRLGAAYLGENKNTEALGAFTKAMSLSSSPLIANEAAYQLATHSVALEQAATFALSAVKAVESQMATADLGHLTGEIFGDAAALPAVWDTLGWVRFQQGKLQDGLALIHAAWVLDERGDVGDHLAQIYEKQGEKDRAIQTYVLALAAGGAPPGTRARLIRLLGSNIGIDQRVKRAGGELLAMHTVSVRNADAVTGKAAFLILMQSGAPQPSVITARFLRGDDALSPYGDRIHEAQFPDIFPSGSNARVILRGVLTCAAKTKACSFVFDPPHDLLLQR from the coding sequence AGCAAATCAATCGCTGCACACGCTGGCATTCGATTACGACGCTTCGAACGAAACCTTCGCGCTCGCTTTTCTGCGCATCACGAAATCTGACGGAACAAGCACGGAAGCGAAGCCCGACATCGTGAGCGACCAACCCGCGCCGGTTGTGAAAACCGCCCCGGCCATCACCGACATTCGCGAAGCGCAACTTCACATCCCCACGCTTGCGCCCGGAGACGCGCTCAGTTACGAAGTGATCTTGAAAACAGTCACGCCTCCTGCTCCCGGCGAATTCTGGTACGAGCATAGTTTTCTATCGGACATCTCGGCGAACGACGAAGAGCTGCAGGTCAGCGTGCCGGCTGATCGCGCGATTCACATCAAGTATGCTCCGCAATTTGTGCCAGCCGTCACGACCCAGGGCGCGCGCAAAATTTATTTTTGGAAACGAACAAGCGCCGCGGCGACTCCGGTTCCGAATTCCTCAAGCGACAGCGCGGCGGCGAAGAATAAAACTCCCGATGTCGAGCTGAGCAGTTTCGCAGATTGGCAGGCACTCGGAAAATGGATGGGGGCACTCGAAAGCGCCGCAGAGAGGCCCGGACAGGAAATCCGCGATAAGGCCGCTGCACTCGTCGCAAATCAAGAAACTCATTCTGGCAAGATCGAGGCCTTATACGACTTCGCCGCGAAACAAGTCACGTATGTCCGCATGCCTATGCGGCAGGCCAACTTTCAGCCGCGCGGCGCAAGCAACGTTTTGAGCGCGGGCGTTGGCGACGATATTGATCTGTGCGCGCTGCTCGCCTCCCTGCTCACATCAACCGGTTTTCAATCCGATCTGATTCTGCTGCCCTCTGCAGGAAATTTTGATAAAAACCTGCCGACCCCGAGCGCATTCGATCACGCTATCCTCAAGGTCACTGCGGCGAAAGATGTGTACTGGCTCGATCCCTCCTCTGATGTTCTCCCATTTCGCATGCTGCCGCCGGCGGATCGAAACAAAGAAGTTCTCGTTATTTCTACCGCTGCGCCGGCAACCTTCGACAAAACGCCCGTGGACCCGCCATTCCCTTCGACCCAGCAGGTCGAAGTCAATGGCCGCGTCAGTTCGCTTGGCAAACTCAGCGCGGTGGTTCGCTATACGATGCGCGGCGACAACGAATTCGCGCTGCGAGTCGCGTTCCATGGCACACCGCAAGACCATTGGAAAAGCATCGCGCAAACCATGGCCGAGCTCGATGGCTTTCACGGGCAGGTGATCGACGTCAACGCGATGGACCCCACGGCAACAAAGGACCCATTTACTGTGTCGTTCACCATCGTCAACGAGAACTTCCTCGATTGGTCGCAGGCGAAGGCTGCGATTGCGCTTCCGCTGCCGACGTTCGGCCTGCCGGACGCGCCGCAGGACCCGGCCAAATCCCTTCCGCTTGGAAGTCCTTTGGACGTCACTACGAAGCTCACTTTGTCATTCCCGGCGAATATTTCTTGCCAGATGCCCGTGGGCGCGGCGATCACGCGCGACTATGCAGACTACCAATCTCATTATGACGCGCAAGAACATTCGCTGACCGCGCAGCGGACGCTTCGCTTTCTCGCGCATGAAATTCCCGCTGCTCGCCGCTCTGACTATCTCGCATTTACGCACGCGATCGAGCAGGATGAAAGCCAGCCGCTCCAGGTTGCGAACATCATTCCAGGAGTGCCCGCCGACGCCACAACGAGCCAGTTGATGGAAGCCGGCAATGCGGAACTAAAGTCTGGAAGTTATGCGAATGCACTACTGCTATTCGAGCAAGTGGCGCAACTGGCGCCAAACCAAAAAGACCTCTGGCTCGATATCGGAGTCGCTCAGCTTCAAACGGGAAAATACGAAGATGCGGCAACGTCTCTGCAAAAGCACTTGCAAGCGAATCCTGCCGACGAATCGGCGAATACTTTGCTGGGCATTGCCCTTTACAACTTGAAAAAGTACGACGAGGCTGTCGTCGCCTTCAAGAAGGAAATCGCCATAAAGCCTTTGGATCCCAACGCATACGAATACCTGGGAACCGTCTACGTCGACCAGAAGAAGTTTCCGGAGGCCGTATCGGAACTCGAAAAGGCGGCCGTGCTGGCTCCCAGCAGCGCCGCGGTCCGGCTGCGTCTCGGCGCGGCCTATCTCGGCGAAAACAAGAATACGGAAGCGCTGGGCGCATTCACGAAAGCGATGTCGCTCTCCTCTTCGCCGCTGATCGCCAACGAAGCTGCGTATCAACTCGCCACACACAGCGTTGCTCTTGAACAGGCCGCGACATTTGCATTGTCTGCCGTGAAGGCCGTTGAGTCGCAAATGGCTACCGCAGATCTCGGACACCTTACCGGGGAAATCTTTGGCGACGCCGCGGCGCTTCCAGCCGTCTGGGACACGCTGGGGTGGGTGCGTTTTCAGCAAGGCAAGTTGCAGGACGGTCTGGCTTTGATTCACGCAGCATGGGTTCTCGACGAGCGTGGCGATGTCGGCGACCATCTCGCGCAGATTTACGAAAAGCAGGGAGAAAAGGACCGCGCGATTCAGACCTACGTCCTTGCCCTTGCCGCCGGTGGAGCACCACCGGGTACGCGCGCTCGCTTGATCCGCTTGCTCGGCAGCAATATAGGGATCGACCAACGCGTTAAGCGCGCAGGCGGCGAACTTCTTGCGATGCACACGGTCTCCGTGCGAAATGCTGACGCGGTGACGGGAAAAGCCGCGTTTTTGATTTTGATGCAGTCCGGCGCTCCCCAACCCTCCGTAATCACGGCCAGGTTTCTTCGCGGCGATGATGCGCTCTCACCGTACGGCGACCGTATTCACGAAGCGCAATTCCCTGATATCTTTCCTTCCGGAAGCAACGCTCGCGTCATATTGCGGGGAGTCTTGACCTGCGCGGCGAAGACCAAGGCCTGCTCTTTCGTCTTCGATCCGCCGCACGATCTTCTGCTGCAACGGTAG